Proteins encoded together in one Miscanthus floridulus cultivar M001 chromosome 16, ASM1932011v1, whole genome shotgun sequence window:
- the LOC136513045 gene encoding WD repeat-containing protein 55-like isoform X3 — protein sequence MEALHEELPFDLDFHPSSPLVVTSLITGELCIFRYGPESQPERLVSVKAHKESCRAVRFVDSGKVILSGSADCSVLASDVESGKAIARLQDAHENAINRLVCLTESTIATGDDDGCIKVWDTRERACCNSFDVHDDYISDMTYVADSNQILATSGDGTLSVNSLRRNKVRSRSEFSEDELLSLVVMKNGKKVVCGTPSGALLLYSWGYFKDCSDRFLGHTQSVDTMLKLDEETLVSGSSDGVIRLVGILPNRIIQPLAEHSEYPIEALAFSNDKKYLGSISHDKMLKVVNGDKPADDSDDDSDDDAMDVDMAATSSKGSRSKKAGKGQSSSRPASDFFADL from the exons ATGGAGGCGCTCCACGAGGAGCTGCCCTTCGACCTCGACTTCCACCCGTCCTCGCCGCTCGTCGTCACCTCCCTCATCACCGGCGAGCTCTGCAT TTTCCGCTACGGCCCGGAGTCGCAGCCTGAGAG GTTAGTTTCGGTAAAAGCTCACAAGGAGTCATGCAGAGCTGTTCGTTTTGTGGACTCAGGAAAAG TGATTTTGTCGGGGTCAGCTGATTGCTCAGTCCTTGCCTCAGATGTAGAATCAGGCAAGGCCATTGCCCGCTTGCAGGATGCACATGA GAATGCCATAAACCGCCTTGTCTGTCTTACCGAGTCTACAATTGCCACAGGTGATGATGATGGCTGCATTAAG GTATGGGATACCCGGGAACGAGCTTGCTGCAACAGTTTTGATGTCCATGATGATTACATTTCAGATATGACCTATGTGGCTGACTCAAATCAGATACTGGCTACAAG TGGGGATGGAACTCTGTCTGTGAACAGCCTGCGGAGGAATAAA GTAAGGTCACGATCTGAATTTTCAGAAGATGAGTTGCTATCCTTGGTGGTAATGAAG AATGGTAAAAAGGTTGTTTGTGGAACTCCAAGTGGAGCACTCTTATTATATTCATGGGGATACTTTAAGGATTGCAG TGACCGCTTTCTCGGACACACGCAGTCTGTGGATACAATGCTCAAG CTGGATGAAGAAACTTTGGTTTCTGGTTCGTCAGATGGTGTGATCAG ATTAGTGGGCATCTTACCGAATAGGATAATACAGCCACTTGCTGAACATTCAGAATATCCCATTGAGGCCCTTG CTTTCTCAAACGATAAGAAATATCTCGGCAGCATCTCACATGATAAAATGCTGAAG GTAGTCAATGGTGACAAACCTGCcgatgatagtgatgacgatagtgatgatgatgcgATGGATGTAGACATGGCCGCAACCTCTTCTAAAG GGTCAAGGAGTAAAAAGGCGGGTAAAGGACAGAGTTCAAGTAGGCCGGCATCGGATTTCTTTGCAGATTTATAG
- the LOC136513045 gene encoding WD repeat-containing protein 55-like isoform X1 — MEALHEELPFDLDFHPSSPLVVTSLITGELCIFRYGPESQPERLVSVKAHKESCRAVRFVDSGKVILSGSADCSVLASDVESGKAIARLQDAHENAINRLVCLTESTIATGDDDGCIKVWDTRERACCNSFDVHDDYISDMTYVADSNQILATSGDGTLSVNSLRRNKVRSRSEFSEDELLSLVVMKNGKKVVCGTPSGALLLYSWGYFKDCSDRFLGHTQSVDTMLKLDEETLVSGSSDGVIRLVGILPNRIIQPLAEHSEYPIEALAFSNDKKYLGSISHDKMLKVTILSHSHCWCAHTLVWDLEELLNGPQVVNGDKPADDSDDDSDDDAMDVDMAATSSKGSRSKKAGKGQSSSRPASDFFADL; from the exons ATGGAGGCGCTCCACGAGGAGCTGCCCTTCGACCTCGACTTCCACCCGTCCTCGCCGCTCGTCGTCACCTCCCTCATCACCGGCGAGCTCTGCAT TTTCCGCTACGGCCCGGAGTCGCAGCCTGAGAG GTTAGTTTCGGTAAAAGCTCACAAGGAGTCATGCAGAGCTGTTCGTTTTGTGGACTCAGGAAAAG TGATTTTGTCGGGGTCAGCTGATTGCTCAGTCCTTGCCTCAGATGTAGAATCAGGCAAGGCCATTGCCCGCTTGCAGGATGCACATGA GAATGCCATAAACCGCCTTGTCTGTCTTACCGAGTCTACAATTGCCACAGGTGATGATGATGGCTGCATTAAG GTATGGGATACCCGGGAACGAGCTTGCTGCAACAGTTTTGATGTCCATGATGATTACATTTCAGATATGACCTATGTGGCTGACTCAAATCAGATACTGGCTACAAG TGGGGATGGAACTCTGTCTGTGAACAGCCTGCGGAGGAATAAA GTAAGGTCACGATCTGAATTTTCAGAAGATGAGTTGCTATCCTTGGTGGTAATGAAG AATGGTAAAAAGGTTGTTTGTGGAACTCCAAGTGGAGCACTCTTATTATATTCATGGGGATACTTTAAGGATTGCAG TGACCGCTTTCTCGGACACACGCAGTCTGTGGATACAATGCTCAAG CTGGATGAAGAAACTTTGGTTTCTGGTTCGTCAGATGGTGTGATCAG ATTAGTGGGCATCTTACCGAATAGGATAATACAGCCACTTGCTGAACATTCAGAATATCCCATTGAGGCCCTTG CTTTCTCAAACGATAAGAAATATCTCGGCAGCATCTCACATGATAAAATGCTGAAGGTGACAATCCTTTCTCATTCTCATTGTTGGTGTGCCCATACGTTAGTCTGGGACTTGGAAGAACTCTTGAATGGTCCACAGGTAGTCAATGGTGACAAACCTGCcgatgatagtgatgacgatagtgatgatgatgcgATGGATGTAGACATGGCCGCAACCTCTTCTAAAG GGTCAAGGAGTAAAAAGGCGGGTAAAGGACAGAGTTCAAGTAGGCCGGCATCGGATTTCTTTGCAGATTTATAG
- the LOC136513045 gene encoding WD repeat-containing protein 55-like isoform X2, whose protein sequence is MEALHEELPFDLDFHPSSPLVVTSLITGELCMLVSVKAHKESCRAVRFVDSGKVILSGSADCSVLASDVESGKAIARLQDAHENAINRLVCLTESTIATGDDDGCIKVWDTRERACCNSFDVHDDYISDMTYVADSNQILATSGDGTLSVNSLRRNKVRSRSEFSEDELLSLVVMKNGKKVVCGTPSGALLLYSWGYFKDCSDRFLGHTQSVDTMLKLDEETLVSGSSDGVIRLVGILPNRIIQPLAEHSEYPIEALAFSNDKKYLGSISHDKMLKVTILSHSHCWCAHTLVWDLEELLNGPQVVNGDKPADDSDDDSDDDAMDVDMAATSSKGSRSKKAGKGQSSSRPASDFFADL, encoded by the exons ATGGAGGCGCTCCACGAGGAGCTGCCCTTCGACCTCGACTTCCACCCGTCCTCGCCGCTCGTCGTCACCTCCCTCATCACCGGCGAGCTCTGCAT GTTAGTTTCGGTAAAAGCTCACAAGGAGTCATGCAGAGCTGTTCGTTTTGTGGACTCAGGAAAAG TGATTTTGTCGGGGTCAGCTGATTGCTCAGTCCTTGCCTCAGATGTAGAATCAGGCAAGGCCATTGCCCGCTTGCAGGATGCACATGA GAATGCCATAAACCGCCTTGTCTGTCTTACCGAGTCTACAATTGCCACAGGTGATGATGATGGCTGCATTAAG GTATGGGATACCCGGGAACGAGCTTGCTGCAACAGTTTTGATGTCCATGATGATTACATTTCAGATATGACCTATGTGGCTGACTCAAATCAGATACTGGCTACAAG TGGGGATGGAACTCTGTCTGTGAACAGCCTGCGGAGGAATAAA GTAAGGTCACGATCTGAATTTTCAGAAGATGAGTTGCTATCCTTGGTGGTAATGAAG AATGGTAAAAAGGTTGTTTGTGGAACTCCAAGTGGAGCACTCTTATTATATTCATGGGGATACTTTAAGGATTGCAG TGACCGCTTTCTCGGACACACGCAGTCTGTGGATACAATGCTCAAG CTGGATGAAGAAACTTTGGTTTCTGGTTCGTCAGATGGTGTGATCAG ATTAGTGGGCATCTTACCGAATAGGATAATACAGCCACTTGCTGAACATTCAGAATATCCCATTGAGGCCCTTG CTTTCTCAAACGATAAGAAATATCTCGGCAGCATCTCACATGATAAAATGCTGAAGGTGACAATCCTTTCTCATTCTCATTGTTGGTGTGCCCATACGTTAGTCTGGGACTTGGAAGAACTCTTGAATGGTCCACAGGTAGTCAATGGTGACAAACCTGCcgatgatagtgatgacgatagtgatgatgatgcgATGGATGTAGACATGGCCGCAACCTCTTCTAAAG GGTCAAGGAGTAAAAAGGCGGGTAAAGGACAGAGTTCAAGTAGGCCGGCATCGGATTTCTTTGCAGATTTATAG
- the LOC136511196 gene encoding DIMBOA UDP-glucosyltransferase BX9-like, producing the protein MLALRTGSAACLRMFAAFPMLCDKGYQTAQESQLEAPVRELPPYRVRDFPSTARAYHGVISEVISRIVTAVTTSSGLILNTMDALEFGELASLRRDLGVPVFDIGPLHKLSPAASSSLLLQDRGCLEWLDAQAPASVLYVSFGSLASMSAAELVEIAWSIANSGHPFLWKPPGA; encoded by the exons ATGCTGGCGCTGCGCACCGGTAGCGCTGCGTGCCTCCGCATGTTCGCGGCGTTCCCCATGCTCTGCGACAAGGGGTACCAGACGGCGCAAG AGTCGCAGCTGGAGGCGCCGGTGAGGGAGCTGCCGCCGTACCGTGTCCGGGACTTTCCGTCCACCGCCAGAGCCTATCACGGCGTAATAAGCGAGGTGATTTCCCGTATAGTGACGGCTGTGACGACCTCCTCGGGCCTCATCCTCAACACCATGGATGCGCTCGAGTTCGGCGAGCTCGCGTCGCTCCGGCGAGACCTTGGCGTGCCCGTGTTCGACATCGGCCCgctccacaagctctctccagCGGCCTCGAGCAGCCTGCTCTTGCAAGACCGTGGCTGCCTTGAGTGGCTCGACGCGCAAGCCCCAGCGTCCGTGCTCTACGTCAGCTTCGGCAGCCTCGCCAGCATGTCCGCGGCCGAGCTGGTGGAAATCGCCTGGAGCATAGCCAACAGCGGCCACCCCTTCCTGTGGAAACCGCCTGGGGCATAG
- the LOC136511199 gene encoding uncharacterized protein has protein sequence MSTASDATIKEAKTTDAERRKTRKERKAAKIATREAREKKKVEQRLKDKKKRKKLEESQEREEANERRRLGELQAKLEGMKIKKVALKANKSSNQGTFNKAKGNKQASISQPKEIKSTPQNDDLSSSSSEDEDDGADYMKINDMALFMKNYHKGQKKNGAKSPPPPNDISSSELSDSSDDETSDVEKYAKLTKNLDPKTKLFITNLMEELESVKAELANRDENLEETKKMYIGCKEALELERSEVDSLNKALAEEQREHALTKKANIALNDKYCVLVEKHNKLEEQYNLLWESTPVPSNTNDISIPSTSQGCGKCYNLDLNVYSTNLANMKVMKKEIARLNAMLGKRCMEGKKSAGGKVEQPKRPQYKDGRNPHIKDGLRHTHGGKTNRRKVINGYECVQFMSKGQEGIDRSAQIVAQGQPRARPQLMGDSAAVKGGSAAPHRKGKTTTSSYAHVKPKKKVSHPEQHNSKGEVFAKFVGNGRNVYLNAFIWVPKVLVTNVQGLKNIWGPKTRN, from the exons ATGTCGAcagcaagtgatgccaccatcaaagaagccaagaccaccgatgccgaaagaagaaagacaagaaaagaaagaaaagctgccaagatcgcaacaagagaagctagagaaaagaagaaggtaGAGCAGCGGctcaaggacaagaagaagagaaaaaagcTAGAAGAATCACAGGAGAG AGAAGAAGCcaatgagaggagaagacttggtgagttgcaagccaagctagaaggcatgaaaatcaagaaagtagctctcaaggccaataaatcaagcaatcaaggcacctTCAACAAGGCAAAGGGCAACAAGCAAGCATCAATAAGTCAGcccaaggaaatcaagtcaactccacaaaatgatgatctaagttcatcctcaagtgaagatgaagatgatggggctgattatatgaagattaatgacatggctttgttcatgaagaaCTATCACAAGGGGCAGAAAAAGAAtgg agccaaatctcctccacctcctaatgacatctctagtagtgaacttagtgattctagtgatgatgaaactagtgatgttgagaaatatgctaaattgacAAAAAATTTGGATCCTAAGACCAAGCTCTTCATCACAAATCTAATGGAGGAATTAGAAAGTGTCAAAGCTGAGCTAGCCAATAGAGATGAAAATCTTGAGGAAACcaaaaagatgtatattggctgcaaggaagCGCTTGAGTTAGAGAGGagtgaggtggactctttgaacaaggccttggccgaagaacaaagagaacatgctctcacaaagaaggcaaatattgcactcaatgacaagtattgtgtcttagttgaaaagcacaacaaacttgaggAGCAATATAATCTTCTATGGGAGAGCACCCCAGTGCCCTCTAACACAAATGATATttctattccctccactagccaagggtgtggaaaatgctataatcttgacttaaatgtttattccactaaccttgcaaacatgaaggttatgaaaaaggagattgctaggctcaatgctatgttaggcAAAAGGTGCATGGAAGGTAAGAAATCTGCTGGTGGTAAAGTTGAACAACCAAAGAGGCCGCAATACAAAGATGGAAGAAATCCACACATCAAGGATGGGCTTAggcacactcatggaggtaaaaccaataggagaaaggtaatcaatggatatgagtgtgttcaaTTCATGAGCAAAGGGCAGGAAGGTATAGATAGGTCTGCACAGATAGTGGCACAAGGCCAGCCTAGAGCAAGACCGCAGCTTATGGGCGATAGTGCCGCtgtgaagggcggcagtgccgccccccatagaaaagggaagaccaccacctcctcctatgCTCATGTTAAGCCTAAGAAGAAGGTATCTCATCCTGAGCAG cacaacagcaagggggaagtgtttgccaagtttgttggcaatggtcgAAATGTTTATCTTAATGCGttcatttgggttcctaaagttcttgtgactaacGTGCAGGGCCTcaagaatatttggggacctaaaactaggaactaa